The DNA window ATCTATAATACAGCATGAGAACATACGCAGGAATTCCTGAAGAAAATGCATCACTGGAAAAAGCTAAGGTAGTATTGGTTACCGTTCCTTATGACGGGACATCCACTTGGGGAAAAGGAGCTGACAAAGGCCCTGAATTATTCCTTGACGCTTCTGAAAACATGGAGCTTTACGACATTGAAACCGGAACCGAGCCCTACCTTGAAGGTGTATATATGGCCGGGGAAGTTTCCGAAAATTCCACTCCGGAAGCCATGACCGAAGCCGTTTACCAGAAAACCAAAGAACTCCTGAACCACGACGGGAAATTATTTACCCTTTTCGGTGGCGAACATTCCGTATCCATCGGTTCCATCCGTGCGGTAGGGGAGAAGTATGACAACCTGACTGTTCTTCAGCTGGATGCGCACACGGACCTGCGTCCAGAATTCCATGGTTCCACATCCAACCATGCCTGTGCGGTGTTTGAAGCCAGCCAGAAGCATAACCTGGTTCAGGTGGGAATCCGTTCCATGGATATCGAAGAAGCCCAGTATTTACCGGAAGGAAGGGTGTTTTTTGCCCATGAGATCGCGAATAATGAAAACTGGGTA is part of the Chryseobacterium camelliae genome and encodes:
- the speB gene encoding agmatinase; the protein is MRTYAGIPEENASLEKAKVVLVTVPYDGTSTWGKGADKGPELFLDASENMELYDIETGTEPYLEGVYMAGEVSENSTPEAMTEAVYQKTKELLNHDGKLFTLFGGEHSVSIGSIRAVGEKYDNLTVLQLDAHTDLRPEFHGSTSNHACAVFEASQKHNLVQVGIRSMDIEEAQYLPEGRVFFAHEIANNENWVNDVLEKVSGNVYITIDLDAFDPSIAPSTGTPEPGGLQWYPTLELLKKVFEKCNVVAFDIVELMDSPMAKPSAFLAAKLYYKMLAYYHLNQ